GGAACACTCTTCAGCCCGTCCTGAGCGTTTCCTGCAACTCTGCGCCGAAAATAATATCCAGGTTTGCCAGCCATCCAACCCTGCCCAGATTTTTCATCTGCTCCGTCGGCAGATGACCACGATGAGGCGCAAACCGCTGATCATTCTCACGCCGAAATCGCTGCTCCGCAACAAGGATGCGGTCTCTCAGCTTGCCGATCTTTCGCAGGGAAATTTCCGGAACATTATCGGCGATGCAACGGCAGCTCATGAAAAAGTTGAACGACTCATAGCCTGCTCCGGCAAAGTGTATTATGACCTTATCAACCGGCGACAGGAAAACACGCAGGAAAAGGTCGCCATTATCCGTATTGAACAGCTTTACCCCTTCCCGTTCGATGAGTTCAAGGGGGTGCTTGATCACTATCCGAAACTCAAAGAGATTGTCTGGTGCCAGGATGAACCGAAAAATCAGGGGTACTGGCGTTTTCTCCAGCACTATATCATGAACGCGATGAGCCCCGGCCAGCAGTTCGGCTATGCAGGAAGGCTCGCATCTGCATCTACTGCCTGCGGATACGCCGCAACACATGCGATACAGCAGAAAGCATTGCTCGATCAGGCTTTCGGTGAGTTCAGTGTTTTTTTTAATAAATAATCTGTACGAATGGCAATCATTGACGTCACCATATCCCAGTTGTCGGAATCCGTTGCCGAGGCAACGCTGCTGAACTGGAAAAAAAAGCCCGGAGACGGCGTTGTTGAAGATGAAATATTGTTTGAAATTGAAACCGACAAGGTGGTCTTCGATGTTCCTTCACCCGCCTCTGGCGTTCTCTTTGAAATTCTTGTCGGCGACGGAGGAACGGTGGTCCCCAATCAGGTACTGGCACGAATCGACAGCGAAGGCAAGGCCACGGTTACCGCTCAGGAGGAGGCTATCCGCGAGGCAAGGGCACCTGAACCGACAGCCGTAGAAGCTGAAGAGGTCATCGTCATGCCTGCAGCGGCAAAACTGATGGCCGAAACCGGAATAAAGCTCTCACAGGTTGAGGGTACAGGACGACAGGGACGAGTGACCAAAGGCGACGTACTGCAGGCCATTGCGACAGATGCTGAACCCTCTTCGCCACAACCACCTCCTCAGCCCGTGCCCAGGCCTGCACCAACACCTGCGCCCGCACCCGCACCCGCACAGAAGCCCAAACCGGTAGAGGCACACCTTGAAGCGCCGCTGATGACCGATCGACCGGAACAGCGCGTCCCAATGACCCGTCTCAGGGCACGCATTGCCGAGCGGCTGCTTCAGTCGCAGGCCAGCAACGCCATTCTCACGACCTTCAATGAGGTCAACATGCAGGGTGTGATCGAATTGCGCAACCGCTATAAGGCCACCTTTGAAAAAGAGCACGGCGTAAAGCTCGGATTTGTCTCCTTTTTTGTCAAAGCTGCGGTGCACGCTTTGCGCAAATATCCGGTTCTCAATGCATCGGTCGATGGCAAGGATATCATCTATCATGGCTACTTCGACATTGGTATTGCCGTCAGCTCTCCCAGAGGACTTGTGGTACCCATTCTGCGCAATGCCGACCAGATGACCATTGCCGATATTGAACGAAAAATCGCTGACTACTCCACCAAAGCAAAGCTCGGCAACCTCTCCCTCGAAGAGCTGACCGGCGGCACCTTCTCCATTTCCAACGGCGGCGTTTTCGGTTCGATGCTTTCAACTCCCATCATCAATCCACCCCAGTCGGCCATTCTCGGCATTCATGCCACAAAAGAGAGAGCTGTAGTGGAAAACGGCCAGATCGTCATACGGCCAATGAACTATCTGGCCATGTCGTACGATCACAGAATCATCGACGGCCGCGAAGCTGTCCTTGGCCTCAGTGCAATCAAGGATGCGCTGGAAGATCCGGCACGTCTCTTACTTGATCTTTAAGGAGAGAACCATATCATGAACAAACAATTTGACGTTCTTGTCATCGGAGCCGGACCGGGCGGCTATATCGCAGCAATCCGCGCTGCCCAGCTTGGTTTTTCAGTAGCCTGCTGCGAGTTCAGCGCTTACGACGACCCTGCGGGAGAGCCCCGTCTCGGCGGCACCTGCCTCAACGCAGGCTGTATCCCCCTGAAAGCGCTTGTCGCCTCTTCTGAACTCTTTGAAAAGGCCTCTCATCACCTTGCAGAACATGGCATTACGTTTGGCGGGGTAAACATCGATGTTGCAACAATGCAGCAGCGCAAAGAGGCCATTGTTACAAAAATGACCGCAGGGGTACAGTTCCTCTTCCGCAAAAACAGAATCACCCTCCTCAAGGGACGGGGCTCCTTTGCCGGAAGAACCGATGCGGGGTACCGGATCATGATCAATGGAAAGGATGGTGAGGAGGAGCTGCTTGCCCAGAAGGTGATTATCGCTACCGGCTCCAAAGCGCGGCAAATTCCAAATATTGCCGTAGATAATGTTTGCATCTGCGATAACGAAGGGGCATTGAAATTCACTGAAGCGCCGAAAAAACTGGGCGTCATCGGCGCTGGTGTCATAGGCCTTGAAGTTGGTTCGGTCTGGCGCAGGCTCGGCGCGGAGGTTACCATTCTTGAGGTGATGACTTCATTTCTTGGCGCTGCCGATGAGAGCGTTTCAAGAGAAGCATCAAAGCTCTTTTTAAAACAGGGACTGCACATCAAGCTCGGCGTCAGGATAGGCCAGGCCAAACAGACAGCAAATGGTGTCAGCATTGCCTATACCGATGATCAGGGTTCCGAACATATACTCGAATGCGACAAGCTCATTGTCTCTGTTGGCCGCACTCCCTACACTGAAGGACTTAACCTTGAGGCAATCGGCCTGCAGACCGATGAACGGGGCTTTATTCCCGTCAACGACCATTGCGCCACCGCTGCTCCAGGGGTCTACGCCATCGGTGACGTGGTGCGCGGCCCCATGCTGGCCCACAAGGCAGAGGATGAGGGCGTCATGGCAGCAGAACTGATTGCCGGACAAAAGCCACACCTCGACTACAACAGTATGCCCTGGGTTATCTACACCACCCCGGAAATTGCCTGGGTCGGGAAAACCGAACAGCAGCTCCGCAAGGAAGGACATGACTACAAAACAGGACAGTTTCCCTTTGCGGCCAACGGACGGGCACTTGGCCTTGGCGACGCAGAAGGATTCATTAAAATGCTGGCCGATGCAACAACCGATGAAATCCTCGGTGTACACATTATCGGAGCAAGCGCTTCCGACCTGATTGCCGAAGCGGCCCTTGCCATGGAGTTCCGCGCCTCATCCGAAGATGTTGCCCGCACCTGCCACCCGCATCCAAGCCTCTCGGAAGTGATGCGCGAAGCAGCCCTCGCCATCGAAAAACGGGCGCTGAATATGTGAACCAGTTTCAAACAAAGAGAGCCGCCGGGAGTTGCAGCAAAGAGCCGCCCGCTCGGTCGATAGCTCTCTTGTGAGTCGGAACTGGCTTTTCAGAAACAAGCCTTGCGCTCTGCTGTAAGTTCTATCTCACCTCTTCCGGAATTTTGCAGGCACCGCTATGTCAAAACCGACGATGAACTGCTGACCATCTGCATTTTATTGTGCCATCGTAAGAATGATGCACTGGTTGAGCTTACTCTCCCCAGGGATTCAAATATCTTCGCATCAAAGTATCAGCTCTATCTGCCCTCAAAAGAGGAGCTGAAAAGGCAACTGGAAGAGGCATCAGGCATTACCGGGCACTGCGATAATCCCAATCAGGAGGGTATGAACGATGTTCGATAAATGGATCAATCAGGATATCTGGAAGGTCCTTTAACGCTGCTGTAGATGGTTAACGTTTTGAACTGTGACCTCATAGCTCTGATGTTGTTTACGCTAACACTGGGTGATTCTTATCTTCCGTTTTTGGCTTATTCTTGTTTTCCGATCACACCTGTCAAGTTAAGCGTTCAACAACAAATTATTCCGTAATATAAGGGCAAGAAGGTAAACACAAACACCTGCCCTTGTAAATCATGAAGTTAAGTTACTTTGAATTATCTGCCATCGATCGTGCAAAGCTACAACAAATTGTGGCAAAAGGAAGAGATTGGCAAGCACGTCATCGGGCTCAAACACTGTTATATTTCAAGGACGGGTTGAGTGCAAAGGCCATCGTGGCATTGCAAGACCTGAATATCGATACGGTTTATGACCGACGTAAGAACTGGTTATCAAAGGGGTTTGCCGCTTTATATGACAGGCATCGAAGCGGCGCACCTCCGAAACTAAACGCCATTCACCTTGAACAGATCACGATTTGGGCGGAAAAGGAAGCACTGACAGCTCCAGCGATAGTGGCTCGGTTAAAGGAAGAGTGCAATGTAAACGTGAGCGTTGGTACCGTAACTAATGCGTTGATAGCACTTGGTTTTGTCTGGAAACGTACACGCCTGTGGTTAAAAAAAAACGAGATGAAGTCCGGTTTCGACAAGCACAGTTAGAAATAGAATTGATGAAAGATGAAGTCGAACGCGATGAGAGGATCTTAGCCTTTGTAGATGAGACTGGTTTCGCACTGGCCCAGCCAAACCGCAGCGCCTGGACTCCGATAGGCAAATGTCACAAGATTGACGCCAACCGGGGAAAACGCCTGAATGTCATCGGAGCCATGCTCTCAACGGGTGATTTGTTCTCAGTTGCGCTGTGGCAAACAACAGATTCACTTATATTTACCGGCTTTCTTGGTCTGCTGATGAACTACGTGGGTAAACCTTTAACGGTCATTCTGGACAATGCGTCATTCCATAAAGCGAAAGCGGTTCAACCGATGTTAAAGGTGCTGGCTCAAAAGGGGCTGACTCTTTATTTCTTGCCATTTTACAGTCCAGAACTCAATCGAATTGAAAAGTATTTGCACAAGGTGAAGTATGAATTGATGGAATTCAAGACGCGAAATGAAAAAACCCTTGAAGAAGATGTTCGAAAAATCTTAGCTGGTTTTGGTACTGATTACGTAATGACTTTTTGATGAGCGCTTATTACTTTGTTCTTCTATCATCAATTATTATTTTAAATCACTATAGGACTTATTCCTCGAAGCTCTGCTTAGTGATAGAATTCTTAAACATAAACTTATACCCCGTAGCTCTGCTGCGGGGTAGTTGATTTAAAAATTACTAAAATCAAAATAATACCATAAATTATCTGTCTAAGATTTGCTGCAATATTATTTGGCAACCCAACAAAACGAAGTGCTTCAGGCAATAATACCAAAAATGCAGCAGCAAATATAATCCCCCAAAGGTTACGCATCCCTCCAATAATGACAATTGATAAAATAAATATGGACTCATTAACTGTAAAGCTTGACGGATCAACAAACGATGTGTAATGTGCGTACAATGCGCCAGGAATAGCTGCAATCATTGAACTTATAGTGAACGCAATTACTTTAGATAAATAGACATTCTTTCCTACTGATTGAGTATATATTTCATCTTCGCTCAATGCTTTTAATACTCTACCAAAACTTGACTTAACAATTAACTTGATAAAAATGAAGATAACTACTGAAAAAATAATACTTAAAATTAAAAATGATAATTTATTACTAAAATCAATTTGAAAAACAGAAATTGAGGGGATGCCCATTATGCCCATTGGGCCATTTGTTAAACTCATCCAATTATTTAAAATTGTGAAAATGACAATTTGTATCCCTAATGTACAAATAATAAAATAATCGTCAATAGTTCTTAGTGCAATTATTGAAACTAGCATTGCTATTATCCCACAAATAAGGATCCCAAAAAAAAGAGTGTAAATGAATGGCATCTGATAATTGATTGATAATAATGCAGTTGTATAAGCCCCAATGCCATAAAATCCTGCATGAGCCAAAGAAATCATACCAGCAAAGCCAGCTGTAAGACTTAAGCTTTGAGATAGCATAACGTAAATAGAAACAATAATTAGAAGGTGTAAAATATATTCCATTATATCTCTGTTTTTTTGAGGCGTTTACCACTAAAACCAAGAGGTTTCCAAATTAAAAATAATATTAAAATAGAATAGGTGATTGCATCTATCCATTTGCCATCGAGAAAAAATGCAGTTAGATGCTGTATAGTGGCCAATAATAAGGCACCACCGATTAGCCCCCAATTACTGCCAATGCCGCTAATAATCATTACAACAACACCATAAAGCAACAAACTAAATCCCATTGTTGGTGTCAAACCAGTATCCGCAGCAACCAAAACTCCAATAATTGAAGCTATACCACTCCCTATCGCAAAAGACCATAAAATTATTCTATTGGAATTAATACCCATGATATTAGCCAATTCAGTATTTGTCGAGATTGCTCTAATATTTCGTCCTATTTTATGGAATTGGAGGAATAACATTTTAATAAGAAATATGATACAACTTAACCCTATGGTTACAATTTGTATATTAGTTATGTGAGCCCCGAATATTTCTGTTCCTGTTTCTATTTCATTTTTGACTATGCTCTTAACACCGTCACTCCAAATTAATGATATGACATTTTGTAATACTATATAAATCCCAAGCGAAACTATAAGTAATGAAAGTGATGAGACTTTTCTTCTCTTTAACGGTCTGTAAATTAATAATTCTATTAACAATGACACAAAAATTGATAAAAATACTGTAAAAGGAATTGCAATAAATAAAGGCAAATTAAGCTGTAGATAAAAAAAGTAACTAAAATATGCTCCTAAACTTATAATAGCTCCATGTGCAAAATGGAAAAACTTAACTGAATTATATATTATTGAAAACGAAGTCGATATAAGCAAATATATAGAAAATGAAACTAAAATATTAAAACATATTTGTGCTAGCATATTCATAAGATTAATTTCGAATAAAATACTTTCTTGTTATCTGAAAGAATTGCCCACATCTGATCACCCCATGAATAATGCCACCATTTCAAATGGATAATTTACTATCCCTTCTTCTTTCATTGAATGATATAATAATCTTCTGTTTTTTAAAGCTTCTTCTTCAGATATTGTCAGTTGTTCTTTTAAGCTTTTATGCT
The DNA window shown above is from Pelodictyon phaeoclathratiforme BU-1 and carries:
- the lpdA gene encoding dihydrolipoyl dehydrogenase, coding for MNKQFDVLVIGAGPGGYIAAIRAAQLGFSVACCEFSAYDDPAGEPRLGGTCLNAGCIPLKALVASSELFEKASHHLAEHGITFGGVNIDVATMQQRKEAIVTKMTAGVQFLFRKNRITLLKGRGSFAGRTDAGYRIMINGKDGEEELLAQKVIIATGSKARQIPNIAVDNVCICDNEGALKFTEAPKKLGVIGAGVIGLEVGSVWRRLGAEVTILEVMTSFLGAADESVSREASKLFLKQGLHIKLGVRIGQAKQTANGVSIAYTDDQGSEHILECDKLIVSVGRTPYTEGLNLEAIGLQTDERGFIPVNDHCATAAPGVYAIGDVVRGPMLAHKAEDEGVMAAELIAGQKPHLDYNSMPWVIYTTPEIAWVGKTEQQLRKEGHDYKTGQFPFAANGRALGLGDAEGFIKMLADATTDEILGVHIIGASASDLIAEAALAMEFRASSEDVARTCHPHPSLSEVMREAALAIEKRALNM
- a CDS encoding helix-turn-helix domain-containing protein; translation: MKLSYFELSAIDRAKLQQIVAKGRDWQARHRAQTLLYFKDGLSAKAIVALQDLNIDTVYDRRKNWLSKGFAALYDRHRSGAPPKLNAIHLEQITIWAEKEALTAPAIVARLKEECNVNVSVGTVTNALIALGFVWKRTRLWLKKNEMKSGFDKHS
- a CDS encoding branched-chain amino acid ABC transporter permease, with translation MLAQICFNILVSFSIYLLISTSFSIIYNSVKFFHFAHGAIISLGAYFSYFFYLQLNLPLFIAIPFTVFLSIFVSLLIELLIYRPLKRRKVSSLSLLIVSLGIYIVLQNVISLIWSDGVKSIVKNEIETGTEIFGAHITNIQIVTIGLSCIIFLIKMLFLQFHKIGRNIRAISTNTELANIMGINSNRIILWSFAIGSGIASIIGVLVAADTGLTPTMGFSLLLYGVVVMIISGIGSNWGLIGGALLLATIQHLTAFFLDGKWIDAITYSILILFLIWKPLGFSGKRLKKTEI
- the odhB gene encoding 2-oxoglutarate dehydrogenase complex dihydrolipoyllysine-residue succinyltransferase, encoding MAIIDVTISQLSESVAEATLLNWKKKPGDGVVEDEILFEIETDKVVFDVPSPASGVLFEILVGDGGTVVPNQVLARIDSEGKATVTAQEEAIREARAPEPTAVEAEEVIVMPAAAKLMAETGIKLSQVEGTGRQGRVTKGDVLQAIATDAEPSSPQPPPQPVPRPAPTPAPAPAPAQKPKPVEAHLEAPLMTDRPEQRVPMTRLRARIAERLLQSQASNAILTTFNEVNMQGVIELRNRYKATFEKEHGVKLGFVSFFVKAAVHALRKYPVLNASVDGKDIIYHGYFDIGIAVSSPRGLVVPILRNADQMTIADIERKIADYSTKAKLGNLSLEELTGGTFSISNGGVFGSMLSTPIINPPQSAILGIHATKERAVVENGQIVIRPMNYLAMSYDHRIIDGREAVLGLSAIKDALEDPARLLLDL
- a CDS encoding IS630 family transposase, with product MKDEVERDERILAFVDETGFALAQPNRSAWTPIGKCHKIDANRGKRLNVIGAMLSTGDLFSVALWQTTDSLIFTGFLGLLMNYVGKPLTVILDNASFHKAKAVQPMLKVLAQKGLTLYFLPFYSPELNRIEKYLHKVKYELMEFKTRNEKTLEEDVRKILAGFGTDYVMTF
- a CDS encoding branched-chain amino acid ABC transporter permease, with protein sequence MEYILHLLIIVSIYVMLSQSLSLTAGFAGMISLAHAGFYGIGAYTTALLSINYQMPFIYTLFFGILICGIIAMLVSIIALRTIDDYFIICTLGIQIVIFTILNNWMSLTNGPMGIMGIPSISVFQIDFSNKLSFLILSIIFSVVIFIFIKLIVKSSFGRVLKALSEDEIYTQSVGKNVYLSKVIAFTISSMIAAIPGALYAHYTSFVDPSSFTVNESIFILSIVIIGGMRNLWGIIFAAAFLVLLPEALRFVGLPNNIAANLRQIIYGIILILVIFKSTTPQQSYGV